GTGTTTAAAGGCGGAACGGCACTATCAAAATGCTATGACATGATAGACCGATTTTCGGAAGATATTGATTTGGTGGTTCTACGCCGAGAAGGCGATTCTGATAATAAACTCAAAACCAAGCTAAAAACTATCAGTCAAGTTGTGTCTGAAGTTTTGCCCGAAGTAGTAATTGATGATATTACTAAAAAAATGGGCATGAATCGGAAAACGGCTCATAGCTACAACAGAGAATTTTCTGGAAATTATGGGCAAGTAAGAGATGTGATTATACTTGAAGCAACGTGGTTGGGGTATCATGAGCCTTTCACGTACCGACCGATGCAATCATTTGTGGGGCAAATGATGCTTACTAACGGACAAACAGGTATAGCAGAAGCCAACGGCTTGATGCCATTTGAAGTACGAGTACTCGACCCAACCCGAACACTCTGCGAAAAAATCATGAGTTTGGTGCGTTTCTCTTACGGCGAAAACCCAATCGAAGATTTACGGAAGAAAATCAGACACACCTACGATTTACACCAATTATTGCAGCAAACAGCATTTTTGGAGTTTTTACACTCGCCCGATTTCGATGAAATGTTGCTAAAAGTAGCCAATGATGATGTAAGCAGTTTTAGAAATAATAATGAATGGCTCGTAAATCATCCGTCAGAGGCTCTTATTTTCAAAGATTTAGCTAATGTTTGGCAATCGCTAAGACCAGTTTATAATGGAGATTTTCGGAATTTAGTT
This region of Emticicia oligotrophica DSM 17448 genomic DNA includes:
- a CDS encoding nucleotidyl transferase AbiEii/AbiGii toxin family protein yields the protein MKLHQNIELYIDMVQFTADEMGIKAIYVEKDYWVTYALYKIFHNEIGNDTVFKGGTALSKCYDMIDRFSEDIDLVVLRREGDSDNKLKTKLKTISQVVSEVLPEVVIDDITKKMGMNRKTAHSYNREFSGNYGQVRDVIILEATWLGYHEPFTYRPMQSFVGQMMLTNGQTGIAEANGLMPFEVRVLDPTRTLCEKIMSLVRFSYGENPIEDLRKKIRHTYDLHQLLQQTAFLEFLHSPDFDEMLLKVANDDVSSFRNNNEWLVNHPSEALIFKDLANVWQSLRPVYNGDFRNLVYGTLPNPDAVLATLTEIKQRLQTTTWNIKIEK